In Chryseobacterium oryzae, the genomic stretch TATTTTCTTACTGAATATCTGATAACCCATTACCAAAAACACGACAAAAAATACTTCAAGAAAAAATCTGTACTGGGCAGAAAAAAGTAAAACCAAAATACTTTTTAATAAAACAGATATACAAAGAATACTTATGATTTTGTTTTTTTTGATAAAGCTGAAAATAATAAATCCTACCAAAGTCAGGACAAAAGCTATATGAATAAAAGATTTAATTCCCGGAATAAGAAACCAGTTTTTAATATATTCAAACCAAGAGAACTTCATAATTTCCTGATAAGAAAACTGTTCGTCGTATGTTTTTACAATTGCCAACTGGGAGGATGAATATAAAAGTTCCGGATTGGGTTTCCACGAAAATCCTAAGTCTAAAACCGCAACCGGGAAAACTGGATACCCAAATGTCCAAATGTTTTTAAATATGAACAGCAAAAAAATGCAAAACCCGAAAATGAGTTTCTTTACGTCTAGTTTTACACAGAAAATAGAGTAAAGTATAATAAAAAAAGGAAGCCAAATAATGGTTGGTTTAATTGAAAATGCAAAAACCGATAAAGCAAATAAAAATGATATGGCTTTATTTCCTATGAAAATTTCATTCAAAATAATTAAAGAAAGTACTATGACCGGCAAATCGGGACTTGGAGATTGGGTGAAAAATAAAAGAACGGGAATGAAAAACAAATGAATCCAGCTTTTATTTTCTATGATGTAAAAAAGGTAAATAATTAGTAATATGGTATTCAGTTTAAGAAAAGGATCGCAAAAATTACTGAATCCTGCCTGTAAAATATGCCACATCGACATTTGCCCTAAAATAAGGTCGAGATTAGAAATTCCTTTTACCAATCCCACTTCTGTAAGCCATTTTATTGATGGAACATAATACCCAAAATGGTCTAAGATAAATGGATAAGAAGAACCACAATAAAGGACTATGGCACTGAAAATACAAAGTAAAACAGCATTTCCTTTAGGTATTTTATAAAAATCCAAATAGAGTTTATCCTTGAAAAAATAAAATAATCCTATAAGTACAGCGGGAATTTCTACATAAATATTTAAAGCTATAAAAAATGATAATGCTGTGAAAATTAGCCCTAAAAATAAAATACCACTTATCATTTTTCCCGAAATTCCTTTTATTTTGCTCGGGAAAATCTTGTCCAACAGATTTCCCCAACCCATAAGGAGAGGAATGATAAATACCAATGAGAAAAATATAAATAACATAAAAAAGATTGCCTAAAAATAAGCAATCTCTTCGAAAGTATATATGTAAAAATTATTTGAAATTTATCTTGGCTGAACTCTGCCACTTTTTCTGTCCTGAGCTCTTCCTAAAGTATATCCTGTAGCACCGCCAATAATACCTCCAACTACGGCACCTCCACCTCGGTTTTTCTTGTTCACTAGAGCTCCTAATGCAGCACCACTTACAACACCGATAGCTGTACCTTTAGCGGCTTCGCTAATTCCTTTTTTCTTTGCTGTTGTACCTTGTGATGTTCCATTGCTATTTCCCGAACTGCTTCCGCTAGAAGATCTAGGTGCATCACGATAAACAGTTTTGGTTTCTCGTATAATTTGAGGTTTCGCAGCTGCGGCAGTTTTTGCTCTTTCTTTTTCTACGATTGCAATACTGTCGGCTCTTTTTTGGGTTTCATATTGAAATCTTTCTCTTTCTATAGCTAGTTTTTGTTTTTCTATTTCAAGCTGTCTTACCTGAAAATCCATTTTCTGTTGTTCTAAAGTTTTTTCTGCTACAGAATCTTGGTTCTTCTTACAGGCCGTCAATGCAAATATTGAGATTACTCCTGCTAAAACTATATTTTTCATAACTCAAAATTTTTAATTATTGGTGAGCAACGACTACTCACGGAAATGTATTTTCAATAATGAAGCCAAATTTTAGTTAACGAAATGTTAAAAAGATTAAATTATTTTAAAAATTATTTAATAAGACATTAAATAAAATAACTTTATTGCATAAAAAAACCTCTAAAAATCTATTGTAGATTATTACAGGTTTTATGAGGTACCTAGCGGATTCGAACCGCTGTAGATGGTGTTGCAGACCACTGCCTAGCCGCTCGGCCAAAGTACCATTTTTTAGTGGTGCAAATATAGTGAAAATAAATTTTGATGCAAATTTTTCATGCAATTTCTTTATTCCCGATTTGTTCTATTTCTCTTTTGTACTGTATTTCAGCATTATATTTTTCTATGTTAATTACTCTGGTATCGCTCCAAGAGTCATGCCATCCGTTTTCTCCTAAAAACGAAAGAAAATCAAAAGGAACAATTCTCGATATGTATAGTTATTGCTTTGGTACCTGTAATGTACTTTGCAATGGTGCGCCCTTTTGTAAAAAACTCCATTAGAAAGGTGTACGTAAAAAAGAGTATTGAGGTAATAAGCATATCCCAAAGTCTTCCGATTTCTGAAAACTCAATTAATAAATCTGTAAAATAATACTGTTCTAAAATCCTATCCAGAAATGCTCCTGCAAATCCGATCACCAAGAAAAATAGGTTAAAAATTATTCTATCTATAATAAGATTGGCGAACCTTTTCCATTTTGAAGCCCGGTTACGGTCTACAATCTGTAAATATTTTCTCATAGTTTTTCGTTTAATAATTGTAGGTTTACATTCCTTTCATAATAAGTTTCAGATATGCTTTGGTATCAATTACCGCAGTAAGTCCGTTTTCATTCAGAAGAATTTGCTGAGGTTTTAAATCCGATACTTTTCCATTCAGCTTTAATCCTTTATAATATTCTTTATTGAAGGCGTCTTCGATACTTTTTTTAGAAGAAATTTCAAGTTCGGAAGTAGGAATTCCGTATTCTTCCTCAATCATTTTTACAATTTTTCCCCGAAACAGAAGAGTAGCTGTTTTTTGAAGAATATTATTGGTTTTAAGCTTGAATTTTGTTTCAGAAAGTACAATTTTCTTTTTAAGTTCATCGTAAACAGGAATTCCGGAAATAAAAGCAGTACCGTTTACATAACCTTCTGTTTCTGCTTCTATCATTATTCTGTTTTCGTCTTTATACACTTTAATATCTGTGATTTTCACTTTAGAATGCCGAATGTCGTATTCTTTATCCAAAAAAGTTTTTCTGGCAATATGAGTCGCTTCAGAAAATGGAATATTCGCTGTCGTTTGCAAAAGAAATTCATTGGCAAGAACAGGGATAGAATTGAAATTCATAACACTTTTCGCAGTTGGAGAAGATTCCGGCTTTGTTCCTGTAAAGGTTTCAGAAAAAATATCAATCCCAATATTGGTGTCAATTTGGTTTCCGTAAAACTTTAATGGTGTAATATTTATATTGATGGGCGTAATTTTCAGCCAAGTATTGTACTCTTCAGAGATATGGAATGGTTGGGAGAAAGCATTCCAGGCTAAAACGGCGTACTCCTGAAAGTTGAGCTGCGATGCCATTTGCTCGTCCATTGTTTTGCAGAACTTATACTGTTGTTCTTTCAGGCTTGTTTCCACCAAAGAAGTAATCGGAATTTTTATTTTACCGAAATCTAAAACAGGTTTTGCTACCCATTTAAAACCCATGGGTTGCGTAAAAGTGCTTACCGACCAATTATTTTTTAAACTGACGGCAGTTTTAAAATACATCACCGTTTCAAATGTGGTCTGCTGATAAGTATAGATTCCCAATGTTCCGATTCCTTTTTCTGCCCATATTTTTAGCGGAACTTCAATTAGAATATTTCCGTTGGTGTCGCCAACTAACCGTATTGGTCGGGTTTTCCAGACTTTTACTTTAAACTGATCATCATTATTGTCGTTGTAAGAATCATCCATGTAGATAAGATCTTTTACAGACTTATTCACCATATTGCTAATCTCATCAAGCGGAATCGTAACCGGCATTGTGATGCTCGATTTTATTTTAGGAAAATTATAAGTAGCAGAAATATTGCTGCTTTGTCCGGAATATTTTGCGAAAAAAAATAGCAGGATAAAGAAATAACTAATTCTCACTTTTAGATTTATGTTTTTGAAATTATTATTTTTCAGTGATTCCACCTAATAGAAAGCTTTTTTCAAGTTCGATACTTGCTCCTTTCATTTCGCCTTTCATTGGCGGACTTGTTTTGGTAATTTTTAATTTGATGTAGGAAATCTGACTGAATTTTTCTCCAATTTTTGTGATAATTCTTCCCGCAACATGCTCCAATAATTTAGAAGAAATCTTCATTTCTTCATGAATGATTTCATTAATATCTGCATAGCTAATCGTGTCATTCAAATCATCAGAAGCTGCTGCTGCCCACAAATCTGTATGAATTTCTGCGTTTAAAATATAATTCGTTCCGATAATGTTTTCTTCAGGAAGAACACCGTGATAAGCGTAGATTTTTACATCTTCTAAAAAGATTTTGCTCATGATTTGTTGTTTATTTGACTTCAGTTTTAATGATTTGAATTCTATTTTTAGAATACAGTTGTGAAACAAATATAAAAAAAGCGAGTTGAAAAACCCGCTTATATTTTATTTGATGCTTTTAGAAAGATCGAGCATTGCTTCAATAGGTTTTAATGCTTTCAGGCGAAGTTCTTCATCAATTAAAATTTCAGGAAGCTCGTATTTCATGCACAAATACAGTTTTTCCATCGTATTTCTCTTCATGTAAAAACATTCTGAACAGTTACAGCTTTCGTCGAAAACAAGAGCCGGTATCAACTCTTTATGAGGAGCCCTTTTCTTCATTTCGTGTAAAATACCTTCTTCTGTTGCTATAATAAACTTTTGGCAGTCGTCTTTTTCCACAAAATTAAGAAGTGCAGATGTAGAACCGATAAAATGAGCAAGTTTAAGAACTGCTTCTTCACTTTCTGGGTGGGCAATTAGCTTTGCATCAGGATTATCTGCCAATTGTTTGGCAATTCTTTCCATAGAGAAAGCTTCGTGTACAATGCAGCTTCCGTCCCAAAGAATCATGTCGCGGCCAGTTTTTTGGGATAAATATCTACCTAAATTTTTATCGGGAGCAAAAATAATAGGTCTGTCTTTTGGCAAAGCTTCGATAACCGTTTCTGCATTTGAACTGGTAACAATAATATCGCTTTCAGCCTTGGTTTCTGCATTACAGTTGATGTAAGTTGCCACTAGAGCATTGGGATGCTGTTCGCGCATTTTTCTTAAACCTTCACCAGAACAGCCATCTGCCAAAGAACATCCCGCCATTGTATCCGGAAGAACTACTTTTTTTGTCGGATTTAAAATTTTTGCTGCTTCAGCCATAAAATGAACTCCACAGAAAACAATCATATCTGCATTGGTATCTTTTGCCTGTCTTGCCAACTGCAAAGAATCCCCCAAAAAATCTGCAATATCCTGAATTTCTCCTGGTTGATAATAGTGTGCAAGAATAACTGCGTTTTTCTCTTCTTTAAGCTTTAATATTGCTTTTACCAACTCTTCGCCTTGAGGAATCTGAATTTCTTTTATATCTAAAAATCCCTTTACAGGAAGATTTGCTTTTGCTTTGTCTAATGTTTCTGTACTCATATAAGACTTTGTTTATTAAGGAATTAGGAATGTGTTTTTATCTTAAAATTTTTGTGTTCCTAATTTCAAAATTTAGTTTTTAATAAAACTTTCTATTAAATTTTTTATTTCACCTTTCGCCCGATCGAGATTTTCATTAATTACAATAACGTCAAAATCTTTTGCATAAGACATTTCTTCTTCCGCTTTTTCGACTCTAGTTTTAATGGTTTCTGCATCGTCTGTATTTCTATTAATCAACCTTCGTTCCAATTCTTCAATGGAAGGCGGTTCTATGAAAATCGACAAAGCTTGATCTTTAAAATATTTTTTAAGTGAAATTCCACCTTTTACATCAACATCAAAAATAACAACTTTTTGGTTATTCCATATTTTTTCGACCTCAGATTTTAGCGTTCCGTAATACTTGTCGGTGTAAACTTCTTCGTACTCAACAAAAGCATCTTCAGAAATTTTCTGTCTGAATTCTTCCGGAGATATAAAATGATAATCTATGGTATGAATTTCGTTTCCGCGTGGCTGTCTTGTAGTGCAAGAAATAGAAAATTCAAGCTCTGGAAATGTTTCCAAAGCATATTTCACTAAAGTTGTTTTGCCGCTTCCCGATGGTGCCGAAAATATAATAACCTTATTCATAAATAACGATAGACTTTTTGCTTAAGGATTTTATTTATAAAACGTTTA encodes the following:
- a CDS encoding LIC_10190 family membrane protein, producing the protein MLFIFFSLVFIIPLLMGWGNLLDKIFPSKIKGISGKMISGILFLGLIFTALSFFIALNIYVEIPAVLIGLFYFFKDKLYLDFYKIPKGNAVLLCIFSAIVLYCGSSYPFILDHFGYYVPSIKWLTEVGLVKGISNLDLILGQMSMWHILQAGFSNFCDPFLKLNTILLIIYLFYIIENKSWIHLFFIPVLLFFTQSPSPDLPVIVLSLIILNEIFIGNKAISFLFALSVFAFSIKPTIIWLPFFIILYSIFCVKLDVKKLIFGFCIFLLFIFKNIWTFGYPVFPVAVLDLGFSWKPNPELLYSSSQLAIVKTYDEQFSYQEIMKFSWFEYIKNWFLIPGIKSFIHIAFVLTLVGFIIFSFIKKNKIISILCISVLLKSILVLLFSAQYRFFLEVFFVVFLVMGYQIFSKKIIVSFSLIMSLLFCGIFTFPKLIQQSIPSFQLGKFIVEKDWMQLYKPSHYQYKNFEKFKIGNLKFNVTKQYPFNFDTPIPAISENYVFDYQKAKIFPQMIHKNDIKKGFIWKKLNHAEEKEVEKTVHAIKSHYPQTEK
- a CDS encoding glycine zipper domain-containing protein, with the translated sequence MKNIVLAGVISIFALTACKKNQDSVAEKTLEQQKMDFQVRQLEIEKQKLAIERERFQYETQKRADSIAIVEKERAKTAAAAKPQIIRETKTVYRDAPRSSSGSSSGNSNGTSQGTTAKKKGISEAAKGTAIGVVSGAALGALVNKKNRGGGAVVGGIIGGATGYTLGRAQDRKSGRVQPR
- a CDS encoding RDD family protein: MRKYLQIVDRNRASKWKRFANLIIDRIIFNLFFLVIGFAGAFLDRILEQYYFTDLLIEFSEIGRLWDMLITSILFFTYTFLMEFFTKGRTIAKYITGTKAITIHIENCSF
- a CDS encoding DUF4403 family protein, producing MRISYFFILLFFFAKYSGQSSNISATYNFPKIKSSITMPVTIPLDEISNMVNKSVKDLIYMDDSYNDNNDDQFKVKVWKTRPIRLVGDTNGNILIEVPLKIWAEKGIGTLGIYTYQQTTFETVMYFKTAVSLKNNWSVSTFTQPMGFKWVAKPVLDFGKIKIPITSLVETSLKEQQYKFCKTMDEQMASQLNFQEYAVLAWNAFSQPFHISEEYNTWLKITPININITPLKFYGNQIDTNIGIDIFSETFTGTKPESSPTAKSVMNFNSIPVLANEFLLQTTANIPFSEATHIARKTFLDKEYDIRHSKVKITDIKVYKDENRIMIEAETEGYVNGTAFISGIPVYDELKKKIVLSETKFKLKTNNILQKTATLLFRGKIVKMIEEEYGIPTSELEISSKKSIEDAFNKEYYKGLKLNGKVSDLKPQQILLNENGLTAVIDTKAYLKLIMKGM
- the folB gene encoding dihydroneopterin aldolase, whose translation is MMSKIFLEDVKIYAYHGVLPEENIIGTNYILNAEIHTDLWAAAASDDLNDTISYADINEIIHEEMKISSKLLEHVAGRIITKIGEKFSQISYIKLKITKTSPPMKGEMKGASIELEKSFLLGGITEK
- the nadA gene encoding quinolinate synthase NadA is translated as MSTETLDKAKANLPVKGFLDIKEIQIPQGEELVKAILKLKEEKNAVILAHYYQPGEIQDIADFLGDSLQLARQAKDTNADMIVFCGVHFMAEAAKILNPTKKVVLPDTMAGCSLADGCSGEGLRKMREQHPNALVATYINCNAETKAESDIIVTSSNAETVIEALPKDRPIIFAPDKNLGRYLSQKTGRDMILWDGSCIVHEAFSMERIAKQLADNPDAKLIAHPESEEAVLKLAHFIGSTSALLNFVEKDDCQKFIIATEEGILHEMKKRAPHKELIPALVFDESCNCSECFYMKRNTMEKLYLCMKYELPEILIDEELRLKALKPIEAMLDLSKSIK
- the gmk gene encoding guanylate kinase, translated to MNKVIIFSAPSGSGKTTLVKYALETFPELEFSISCTTRQPRGNEIHTIDYHFISPEEFRQKISEDAFVEYEEVYTDKYYGTLKSEVEKIWNNQKVVIFDVDVKGGISLKKYFKDQALSIFIEPPSIEELERRLINRNTDDAETIKTRVEKAEEEMSYAKDFDVIVINENLDRAKGEIKNLIESFIKN